Genomic DNA from Sporosarcina sp. ANT_H38:
GTCTAAATCCAATACCGGGAAAACTTCACCTTGTAACAAATACGTATTCGTCATTAATTTAATGAATTCCGAACCCGTCAAATAATCATTTGGATTTCGTAGCGTTCGCAAAGCAGAGTGATTCTTGACTTCGTTCCCGTCGCTGTCCTCCACAATGATGGTGGATAGCATTAGTTGATTTGAAATATCTTGCATCAATTCGTATACATCCGATGATTCGAGAATATTTTCGTCATTGACATATCGCCCACCGTATCGAATCGAACCACTCATCGCCTTTTGAAACCATCCGCGTTTTTCCGCTTGCGTGTACAAATAATTCGAAAAACTATTTCTTAGTCCCAATCTCTCACCTCCTTTAGAATTACTTTAAGAACAAATAAACATGTACAACAATTAATTATAAAAAGAGCCCAAATTTGAGCTCTTTTTTATTTTGCTATTTTTTTCAGGAAATAATAACTACCATACTCGATTTTAATTTCTTCTGGAATTCCTTTTGAAGTAGCATCTTCTAATTCCCTAACTAGTTTTAACATCATATCAGAGTATTTATCTTTATAGCGTTTTTTTTCAACATTATTGTAAAAAAACCTTTCAGGAATCCTTCTGATTTTTTTACTTAACTTAAAATAAGTTTTAAAATTATAAACCCTATTCTCTAGTTTATTATGTTTTTTTTCAAGGTTTTTGTAATTATATTTTTTAGGTGATCTATTCATACTATTTAATGTTAGTAATTTCCCATCCACTTTCACCACACCTATCCAATGTGATGATTTTTTTCCTGATGCAATACTAATAATTATCGCTTCTTCTTCTTCTAATAATTCCATATCACCTATTAGATTATCAATCTTTCTATTTTCAAGATGTATAAGTAATCCTCTATCTTCAAAATGCTCTTCAAAAAAATCTGTAGGTGGATAGTCGAACATCTCACCAACATGTGTAAGCTTCATACTCAATGATTTCTCCAACAAAAGATACACATCTTTGTGCGAGAACTGTACTTCTGGAAAAAGCACACTTAAAGAATTGATGAATGCATAATATCCACAGGTTCCACCAATTTGTCTCATTATTTTCATAATAGCATCCACTCCTTTACAATTATTTACCAAAAAATAATCATAACATAGACACCTCACCTATAGATACCCGCTAATAACTCATCCATGCCACTTTCGTCGACATCGTCCATTAACATCATTGTTTCTTTATGAGCAACCAAAAAGGCCACAAATCCATCAATCTTTTTCTTAGATTGACGCTTTGAAGGCCCCTTCATTCCATTCATATTTTTAACGACTACCATATTCAACGCACAATATACTAATAAAGGATTATCCGTCATTAATCTTTTTTCATAAATAGCATTTCGGCATCATCAATCATCGCGTTCATCACATTCGGATATTGATTAACAACTATACATTCGAGCCCTAGATTCTCACACTTCTCTATAAGTTTTTGAGACATAGCGGGGTCATAATTAAGTTGCCGAACATCATACAACGACATGCATTCCACGATGTAATCTAATACCTGATCTTGATCAATCATTTTACCATCACAGAATTGGACGAATCCTTTTTCAACTAAATCGGTATACGGCACGTTATCTTCTTTTTCCCTAGTTTCAATATTGTCACTAGGGATGAAATACATTTGTTTTACTTTTAATATCGCTTTTCCTTCTTCGTTAAAAGTCGGGAAATTTAAACTGACGCAAGTTAAATCTGTCGTCTTCGATAAATCCAGTCCGAGATAACAAGTCTCACCCGATAAATCTCCGAGGTCGTCCACAAGGATGTGTTCTACCTGGTCCTGTTCAAAATAATTTTCAGCTGAGTTAACAAACACATCTAAATGCTTGGATAGGAATTCCGCTTTTTTATGGGCAGAACGTGCAGCAGAAATGAATTCAGTTTCTAACGCACTCATTGTAACGGATACGCCAATGTTTGGATTAACCATTGCCCAAACTTTACGGTTCGTCCAATCATAATTTTTATTAGGCTCATAAATCATAACGAAACTCGAATCATTATCATCGTTCTTCAGGACTTCTTTTGCCTCTCGATAAACACGCATTCCAACCGATGAAGATCCTTTTCCAGCCGTACTAATATTAAACATGATTGGTTCATCGCGACTGATTTGAGCAGACTTAAAGTTGTCGTATTGCTCCATATTCTCCTGCGCATGTAGTTCATCGTTTAATACAAAGTGCGGATTCGAACCCTCGATTGATTGAATGTTTTTCGACATAACAATTAGCTGATTCTGAAACGCTAAATCTTCGTGGATGTAATCATAAGTTACGGATGATATAGATCCTTTAGGGCCTTTGTAAATATGGGATACTTCCAATAAAGCTTCGTGATTTAATATAGTAGCTGCAAACGGTTTGGCTGCATATTGAGCCTGGTTAAAATCGGATGCACAACAATAGCAATCCGCACCAAGCGCACCCTCTCCGTACATTGCATAACCTAATGCCCCTACTGCGACAAGCGTTTCACCATTCTTTTTTGGCACCTGGATATAAACTCTCACGAATGACGCGGACAATATTGCCACCTTCATTTTCATGGACCCAACCGTAGATGTTGGAGAAGGCGAATAACTGCCAGTCTTCCAATATCAACGGCTTGCCCGCAAGGTTCCCCTTGACGTGGCGGATGAAGGTTTGTGTCCAGTCCAACATTTCATTAGCACGATCAACATCAAACCAAATGTCTTTACGCTTTTTCCATTTGTAATATCTGTCCACCATTAATTTAATAGTGTCGGGATATTTCTTGGGATTCTTTCGTACTTTCTTCGCAATTAAATCAGCGTAGTTTACGCCTTGCTCAGTACTAGTCACATAATCGCCACCTCCTAAGTCGTCTTACGCCACTTCTTGCGGTGCGCATCCAATTCTGACACAACCGCTGTCGGCTTTTCTACTTGATCATTCTTTCCGACAGACGAACCACCAGTAACGATTCTGCCCCCTTTAGATTTGTTTGTTAATCCTAATAAATCGAGGGCTTTTGTTTTCTTGTCGGACCACGTTTCAACCTGTTGTGCCAACGGATGCTTTGAATTATTCGTCGCGCCCGCCTTGTTCGTGTGTCGCTGAGTTGACGGGAAACCTTTATCTTTCCAATCAACGAACATGGTTTGATAGATTTCAAAAATATCAAGATACGATTCAATCAACGGATCCAGAGTAAGTGTGTAAATTTCCGCATCACGCATGATCTTCAATATCCGCTCTTTTTCAGCAGCTGTTTTGTTCACTACGATTTCCTGACGCTGTTTTTTCGTGGACAATCTACACACCCCCCTTTGTTTTTTGAAAAGTTGTCCAGCGAGAGAAACGACCCCTATGCTACCTATCTTTCCCTAACTCAAAATATATTTTTTAGGTAGGGGGGCTCCAACTTTTTTAAATATTTTATTTAAATTTATTTTTTCTAAAATATTTCCAGAAATTATTTCACGAATTAAAATAACTCGGAAATATTTTTTGTGTTCCGATTTTATTTTCTTCTTCGATATGGCAAACAGGACACAGCAGCATAAGGTTGTTTACTTCAAGCCTTAATGTAATATCTTTTTTAATTGGAATGACATGGTGTACATGAGCGTTACGTCCGAATACAAATGACTTGCATCTTTGGCAGCATCCTCGCTCTCTGTCGTATACATAGGATCGTGTGGCCTTCCACAGTTTGCTGTTGTAGAAGGATTTGTTTTCATGATGGTAAATGGATACCTTATCTTTTTTCTTTTTCTTCTTAGGCATATCTCTCATATGATCTGAGCAATATCGACCGCGTTCTATTTTCGAATCGCAACCGTTGAAGTCGCAATATTTCATTCTGCATCAACTAAATGCTTAATGATGTCATCCTTCTTTTTAATATCAGATGGTATTTCAACATCTATTTCGTTGGCAAATTCTCTTAATTGCGGAACGGTCATATCCTCCAAACGGGTCCCGTTACTTTTGCCATCCGCTATATTCACGTAAATCGCTGTCGTATCTTGACCACTTGCTAAGTCAACGCCTAATAACATTGATGTTGGATTAGTTGTCACCTCAAATGACGGTGTATTTCCCTTTGCTACGAACCGTGTTCGCTTTTCTACCGCGTCCCAATACTCTGTACCCTGTGCCGTCTTGCGTGTTTCTACTATCATGGTTTACCCCTCCCTCGCTCTATTCTTTCTGCAATCATTTTCTCGTTAAATAATTTTTCAACAGCGTCTTTAATCTTGATGTCTACATGTTTAGTTGCTTTCTCCATATCGTGATGGATATTACTTTTAGAACTAATGATCAAATGGCCTAACTCTCTAATGTCGGACAAAGAGATATTTGCATTTTTTCCTTTGTACGCAATGTATTGACTACACACCATCTCAAATACTTCTTCTAACTTTTCGATTACCTGTTCTTTATCCATTAGTTCTCCCTCCATAATTCATAGTAGTTACTGATTGGATTTTTTATACTTTCAAGACTACATACCATAGCGAGTCCTAATGATAGCTAACGGTATCTGGTCCCTATTAGCCCGCGATTATTTTGTGACTATATGAAATGTAGTCTTCAAGGTATATAAAAAGCCCACACCCGATTGGATGCAGACTTAAAAAATTATATATACTGTCTATACACTTTTTCTGCAAGATCTTTAGCAAAACGATCAGAGACTTCTCTATCTATTTCACGTAGACTTTTTGCGAGATCAAGTATTAAATATGGTCTTTGCTCAACATTAATCAACATCATTAAGGTAACTAAAGCTATTAATAAATCCTGATAATCAATTTCATTTTGACTATACACGATTGTGTCTTGATCAGAAAGAAGGAAATCTCCTATGCGTACCTGATATCTACAAGGGTGATTTTCCGTATTTAATTTCAATAAACTTGTAGCAAACTCTAGCAGATGTTCTATAGAATAACTCGCATATTCATTTTTAAGAATCTCCACAGTCTCTTCTCCGCCATGCTCAATCAAAATATCTTCCCAAATTAGCGATAATTTTCTATTGTCCGTAATCATCTTTTGACACCTCCTTCGAGACTAATCATATTATTAATGGAAATCGTTGTCACGGACATAATTCGTAATTTCCAGAAACAACCAATACAGATGTCTTAAATTATGTATTCTTATTCCTCCTTCATATCCATTTGAATTAAATACTTACATTTTGGGCAACGACAAGATAATTTATAAGTTTTCTTTTTCGGATTAAACTCATCGCCCAATGAATTGACCATGCCTGGAAACGATAAAATAATAGCAAAAATTGAAATCATGGTTATTGAATCTGGTTTTCCTTTGAAACCTTCAACTATTAATGTGAAGATTGAAAAGAATAAAAAGAAAATTAATGAAATCGCAAGTATTATTAAACTCAAACGATTATATACTCTCTTTATAGTTTGCCACATAAATATTCCCCCTTCACTTACTTACGAATATCCATGGGAAAAGTTTCATAATAAAAAGCCACACCCGTAATGGATATGACTCTTTATATATTTTCATTTTATTTTAAATGCGTTATCAATAACTTGATCTAAAATCGATAAATTAAAGTCCCTTGTTTCTTTACCGTCGTTTGTCCATAACGGTCTAACTGTCCCGAAGATTAAATAGCCTACAATTTTTTCTTCGGAATCTGAATTCTTATATCTAACTTCGATTCTTTCACCATGATAATCGAAGCAAATATAGTTATCGAAAATATTATAGGACATCTGTTCCTCATCACGTTCGAGTTTAGCAATACCTTCAGGTAAACCAAAAAATTTAGTAATGTGCTCCTCTAACAAATCGAGCATAGCCTCTTTATTATTTGAAGA
This window encodes:
- a CDS encoding P27 family phage terminase small subunit; the protein is MSTKKQRQEIVVNKTAAEKERILKIMRDAEIYTLTLDPLIESYLDIFEIYQTMFVDWKDKGFPSTQRHTNKAGATNNSKHPLAQQVETWSDKKTKALDLLGLTNKSKGGRIVTGGSSVGKNDQVEKPTAVVSELDAHRKKWRKTT
- a CDS encoding HNH endonuclease; the protein is MKYCDFNGCDSKIERGRYCSDHMRDMPKKKKKKDKVSIYHHENKSFYNSKLWKATRSYVYDRERGCCQRCKSFVFGRNAHVHHVIPIKKDITLRLEVNNLMLLCPVCHIEEENKIGTQKIFPSYFNS